One Methanococcus aeolicus Nankai-3 DNA segment encodes these proteins:
- a CDS encoding ABC transporter substrate-binding protein translates to MKKLILLSILSLILMPSIVGEKFGDVNEDGSINIIDVVYLFKNRNLDYEVGDINCDNSINIIDVVYLFKHYDQMREPIVFAEHFKLEPHWDNGYCVVIDSEDNKFVLLEDGGTNPNIPDAKVINAPVGKIATIFYCPTVSTADILKDASCYDSIKGTTGYVIGYSPELTTRYNEGKIADIGKSSSINYETVLNISPDIVFLGDWSSHDTMEEQLVKNGLTVSRFYTYDEPTYMGRIEWIKFSAAFWGEDKYNKTENYFQDAWKARNDILRKVYAENDYPSVTLFSWSKYKDAPGVYGSAHYYNKMANNFKGEYVFNDIPGTSFQYLDKETFYERAMDSDVCIMRHYYSNEITTKEELFGNYSTANFDKFKSLQNGRFYITKPKYYVYEAIDPAGYMMDYAKMLHPELFGGDDDLKYHNKIQ, encoded by the coding sequence ATGAAGAAATTAATATTATTATCTATATTATCCCTAATTCTAATGCCTTCAATTGTCGGCGAGAAGTTTGGGGATGTGAATGAAGATGGTTCAATAAATATTATAGATGTTGTATATCTATTCAAAAATAGAAACCTTGATTATGAGGTTGGAGACATTAACTGTGATAATTCAATAAATATTATAGATGTTGTATATCTATTCAAACATTATGACCAAATGAGAGAACCTATAGTATTTGCAGAACATTTTAAATTAGAACCTCACTGGGATAATGGTTACTGTGTGGTTATTGATTCAGAAGATAATAAATTTGTATTATTGGAAGATGGCGGAACAAATCCAAATATTCCCGACGCAAAGGTAATAAATGCTCCGGTGGGAAAAATTGCTACAATATTTTATTGTCCGACTGTTTCAACAGCAGATATATTAAAAGATGCTTCATGTTATGACTCAATAAAAGGAACTACTGGTTATGTTATAGGTTATTCGCCTGAACTTACAACCAGATATAATGAAGGAAAAATTGCAGATATTGGAAAATCTAGTAGTATCAATTATGAAACTGTGCTAAATATATCTCCCGATATTGTATTTTTAGGGGATTGGTCTTCGCACGATACAATGGAAGAACAGTTGGTAAAAAATGGTTTGACAGTTTCAAGATTTTACACCTATGATGAACCAACATATATGGGAAGAATAGAATGGATAAAATTTTCCGCTGCATTCTGGGGAGAAGACAAATATAATAAAACAGAAAATTATTTCCAAGATGCATGGAAAGCTAGAAATGACATACTGAGAAAAGTATATGCTGAAAATGATTACCCATCAGTTACTTTATTTAGCTGGTCAAAATATAAAGATGCACCGGGAGTTTATGGTTCGGCACATTACTACAATAAAATGGCAAATAACTTCAAAGGAGAATATGTATTTAACGATATTCCCGGAACATCTTTCCAGTATCTTGATAAAGAAACATTTTATGAAAGAGCCATGGATTCAGATGTTTGTATAATGAGACATTATTACAGTAATGAGATAACTACAAAAGAAGAATTATTTGGTAATTACAGCACAGCTAATTTTGATAAATTTAAGTCACTTCAAAATGGAAGATTCTATATAACAAAACCAAAATATTATGTATATGAAGCCATAGACCCAGCAGGATATATGATGGATTATGCTAAAATGCTTCACCCAGAATTATTTGGTGGAGATGATGATTTGAAATACCACAATAAAATACAATAA
- a CDS encoding ABC transporter ATP-binding protein, giving the protein MLKTENLSVGYGNNIIVKNINLDMKEGEILCIIGPNGAGKSTLLKTIATYLKPKNGAVYLDGKKIHELTPSQLAKEMAIVLTERVNPGNMTGFDIIAIGRHPYTDLFGRLSKEDKDIVVDSAKSVNAEYLLHKNFFEMSDGERQKIMIARALAQEPEILILDEPTSYLDAKHKIELTLLLRELSSQNNLAIIVTLHDIELALRIADKMALIKNHEILAFGYPENVMSREVVNNLYDLDNANYGEYIGYFELKNKIKIKNKKVFIVCGGGTGAPVLRYLVKNGYEPVVGVLHKNDADYFIAENMGIDIIAEEAYDPISYEKFEKAKKEIDHADAVVYTKFPSGKTNILNNELVEYAKNKYMKSIFYESDISVLKDI; this is encoded by the coding sequence ATGTTAAAAACAGAAAATTTATCAGTAGGATATGGAAATAATATCATTGTTAAAAATATAAATTTGGACATGAAAGAAGGGGAAATTTTATGTATAATAGGTCCCAATGGTGCTGGGAAATCCACACTTTTAAAAACAATAGCAACCTATTTAAAACCAAAAAATGGTGCCGTATATTTAGACGGAAAGAAAATCCATGAACTAACTCCCTCGCAACTTGCAAAAGAAATGGCAATAGTGCTAACTGAAAGAGTAAATCCCGGAAATATGACAGGATTTGATATTATTGCTATTGGGAGACATCCCTATACGGATTTATTTGGTAGATTATCGAAAGAGGATAAAGATATTGTTGTTGATTCTGCAAAATCCGTAAATGCCGAATATTTATTGCATAAAAATTTTTTTGAAATGAGTGATGGAGAAAGACAGAAAATAATGATAGCTCGGGCACTTGCACAAGAACCTGAAATTTTAATTCTTGACGAACCTACAAGCTACTTAGACGCAAAACATAAAATTGAATTAACCCTGCTGTTAAGGGAGCTCTCCTCACAAAATAACCTTGCCATAATTGTAACCCTGCACGATATAGAACTTGCTTTAAGAATTGCCGATAAAATGGCACTTATAAAAAACCATGAAATTTTAGCTTTTGGCTACCCTGAAAATGTTATGAGTAGGGAAGTAGTAAATAATCTTTATGATTTAGATAATGCAAATTATGGTGAATATATAGGATATTTTGAATTAAAAAATAAAATAAAAATAAAAAATAAAAAAGTGTTTATAGTATGTGGTGGTGGAACGGGAGCTCCCGTTTTAAGATATTTGGTAAAAAATGGATATGAGCCTGTTGTAGGAGTATTACATAAAAATGATGCCGATTATTTTATTGCCGAAAATATGGGCATAGATATAATTGCTGAAGAGGCATATGACCCAATATCTTATGAAAAATTTGAGAAGGCAAAAAAAGAAATAGACCATGCCGATGCCGTGGTTTATACTAAATTTCCATCTGGTAAAACCAACATATTAAATAATGAATTGGTAGAATATGCAAAAAATAAATATATGAAATCTATTTTTTATGAATCTGATATTTCTGTATTAAAAGATATTTAA
- a CDS encoding FecCD family ABC transporter permease: MKNGNKHKKSYRYLVILLLVFLSAVLPIVGIYYGGNAKTICCEDVTNFVMLQSTGDEFKDFMLKEVRLPPILGAILIGLTLSGAGLMLQTLFRNLLASPYTTGISSGVLLIVALVIFINSVSSLLDTFGTDKILIAGWCGGLLSMTMLIIIALRVKESNGVIIVALLLSYLFGGIRSYLIANAQNIQVQEYWEFMVGTITKIHIPDITNMLICTIIFILLSIFLIKPLNALLFGEKYAKSFGLNVKKTRILILLTTSFIVGAIIPYVGLIAFVGIASPYLARPLIKTSDHRWLMPTTMLLGVVLMLLCHIISLKYFVPIYYIYEISRPASPLPIGSVLDILGGLLVIYMVYRGEKKIRI, translated from the coding sequence ATGAAAAACGGAAATAAGCACAAAAAAAGTTATAGATATTTAGTTATATTGCTATTGGTTTTTTTATCTGCTGTTCTTCCAATAGTTGGCATATATTATGGAGGAAATGCAAAAACAATATGTTGTGAAGATGTAACAAATTTTGTAATGCTACAATCAACAGGCGATGAATTTAAAGATTTTATGCTAAAAGAAGTTCGTCTTCCTCCGATATTGGGAGCAATTCTTATAGGATTAACTTTGTCTGGTGCTGGGTTAATGCTTCAAACTCTGTTTAGAAACCTTTTAGCCTCACCATATACTACAGGAATATCCTCGGGTGTTTTATTAATAGTTGCACTAGTTATATTTATAAACAGTGTGTCCTCTTTATTAGATACTTTTGGAACAGATAAAATATTAATAGCGGGATGGTGTGGCGGATTACTTTCAATGACTATGCTTATAATAATTGCTTTAAGAGTTAAAGAATCCAATGGAGTAATAATTGTTGCCCTTCTATTAAGTTATCTGTTTGGAGGGATAAGGTCTTATTTAATAGCAAATGCTCAAAATATTCAAGTTCAAGAGTATTGGGAGTTTATGGTGGGAACGATAACTAAAATCCATATCCCCGATATAACCAATATGCTAATATGCACAATAATATTTATATTGTTATCAATATTTTTAATAAAACCATTAAATGCCCTACTATTTGGAGAGAAATATGCTAAAAGTTTTGGATTAAATGTAAAAAAAACTAGGATATTGATACTATTAACAACTTCGTTTATAGTAGGGGCAATAATCCCATATGTTGGATTAATAGCCTTTGTAGGTATAGCCAGTCCTTACTTGGCAAGACCACTCATAAAAACTTCTGACCATAGATGGTTAATGCCAACAACAATGTTGTTGGGGGTGGTTTTGATGCTGTTATGCCATATAATTTCATTGAAATATTTTGTTCCAATATATTATATTTATGAAATATCTCGACCAGCTTCACCACTCCCCATAGGTTCTGTTTTAGATATTTTGGGCGGTTTGTTGGTAATATATATGGTATATAGGGGAGAAAAAAAAATAAGAATATAA
- a CDS encoding FecCD family ABC transporter permease, with translation MHFKRFSVLIGVLTTLLIATSIYSMALGTVDIKNSEIINYLYDGTTGNTIKDKIITNLRMPRTLGAVVAGVGIALAGILMQGYFRNPLADPYLMGIASGASLGVVLYIFTSVLVKHGFPHSIYGFILSAYLGSFITMFVVINIARIVKQTSTLLICGLMIGAIASGLTTAIIYLGEYIGEEEDQLSGFLLWGMGSVNNLTWEQIILMAIVVIPVSIICYVFLSKKLDANLLGENYAISVGVNIKNLRTWLIILSCILTATIVAFTGPIAFVGLTCPIIARMICKTSKHLYVMPITALLGGIFLIVADIITRPGVIIPTTSNNLPLLCPLSLIGAPIAIVIYLKIKKMGI, from the coding sequence TTGCATTTTAAAAGATTTTCTGTTTTGATTGGTGTTCTAACAACATTACTTATTGCTACATCCATATACAGCATGGCATTGGGAACGGTCGATATAAAAAACAGCGAAATAATAAATTACCTGTATGATGGAACAACAGGAAACACCATTAAAGATAAAATTATAACAAATTTACGAATGCCAAGAACCCTCGGAGCAGTTGTGGCAGGTGTCGGGATTGCCTTAGCTGGTATATTAATGCAAGGTTATTTTAGAAATCCTTTGGCTGACCCATATTTAATGGGAATTGCAAGTGGTGCTTCATTGGGGGTAGTATTGTATATATTTACATCGGTGTTGGTTAAACATGGGTTTCCCCATTCAATTTACGGATTTATTTTATCGGCATATTTGGGCTCATTTATCACAATGTTTGTAGTAATAAATATAGCAAGAATTGTCAAACAAACATCTACGCTGTTGATTTGTGGTCTTATGATTGGGGCAATAGCCTCGGGATTAACAACAGCCATAATATATTTAGGCGAATATATTGGAGAAGAAGAAGACCAACTTTCTGGGTTTTTATTGTGGGGTATGGGGTCGGTAAATAATTTAACTTGGGAGCAAATTATATTGATGGCTATTGTAGTTATTCCAGTTTCAATTATTTGTTATGTATTTTTATCAAAAAAACTTGATGCAAATTTATTGGGCGAAAATTATGCTATAAGTGTGGGAGTAAATATAAAAAATTTGAGAACTTGGTTAATAATATTGTCCTGTATTCTAACAGCCACCATTGTAGCATTTACGGGACCTATTGCCTTTGTTGGACTTACCTGTCCAATTATTGCAAGAATGATTTGTAAAACCTCAAAACATCTGTATGTGATGCCAATAACAGCGTTGTTAGGAGGAATATTTTTAATAGTTGCAGATATTATTACAAGACCTGGCGTAATAATTCCCACAACATCAAATAATTTACCGTTGCTATGTCCATTATCTTTAATCGGAGCTCCCATAGCCATTGTAATTTATTTAAAAATTAAAAAGATGGGGATATAA
- a CDS encoding PKD domain-containing protein, producing MKKLSLFLKLFLLSFLVVGVNYAENITVELTPNNTNTIVGDTINLDLFVKNIPNDTKCSGFETTLSYDSNLLNLTDIKLSDISNNADLKEADLSTGSIKIAWFSNEPSGNITIASLSFKTLNEATSPPATISLSSKTAVSNINGVGYNNITIINSNITINPLNQTVGIITINDFELNKNIDAVLSLNGAKIPIKNISGNIYFNNVSIENNPYPTGILCDEFRVYNLSNNQMSFYVVPNSKYENNTMFDFLKIPIIVNNSKYNISMDLMVNGKEIKNITVQTKETQENISNFVGLIFYVDDGYNENTNLSLGYSKEIKLKTYNINENLTNFSGYLYINNSLFEVNEYEISKYSTIYDKVNNSNITLNGDYLYFNISLNNGTNGTYSILKFKISPKTNINTTSKLFVGNLSIYSNYTKIELPTKNLTVNVIERGANMPPSAKIIMSMHNNKVVNFYALCYDADDSELNYEWDFGDGDYSTNQNPIHTYSNYTDYSVKLTVKDTLNASDEVKIIIPINKYNPLNYSLSESEIIGKDGENKTVFLKLNISNPLPYQVNAYVDFVEYADIGAPRNQYNFELNPNETKNMIIPINLSKTSTIKWNLAYYPLNKKMDNAELSYYTWSFDKKVKIVSSEKIDVIKYTKNISINSSKVIVNINRQKVPKTIVINKTIDLDYVEKSDIIYYCLISIVGFIAGLVVAKHIGAIF from the coding sequence ATGAAGAAATTATCTCTATTTTTAAAATTATTTTTATTATCTTTTTTGGTTGTGGGGGTTAATTATGCAGAAAATATAACTGTGGAATTAACTCCTAACAATACAAATACAATAGTTGGAGATACAATTAATTTAGATTTATTTGTAAAAAATATTCCAAATGATACAAAATGTAGTGGATTTGAAACTACCTTATCTTATGATTCAAATTTACTGAATTTAACAGACATAAAATTAAGTGATATTTCAAATAATGCAGATCTAAAAGAGGCAGATTTATCAACAGGATCTATTAAGATAGCATGGTTCTCCAACGAACCATCTGGAAATATTACAATAGCATCGTTATCATTTAAGACACTAAATGAGGCAACCAGTCCTCCAGCAACAATATCCCTATCATCTAAAACAGCTGTATCCAATATAAATGGAGTTGGATATAATAATATTACGATAATTAATTCAAACATTACAATAAATCCACTAAATCAAACCGTGGGCATAATTACGATAAATGATTTTGAATTAAATAAAAATATTGATGCAGTTTTATCATTAAATGGTGCCAAAATTCCAATTAAAAATATATCTGGAAATATCTATTTTAACAATGTTTCAATTGAAAATAATCCCTATCCAACAGGAATATTATGTGATGAATTTAGAGTATATAATTTATCAAATAATCAAATGTCATTTTATGTTGTGCCAAATAGCAAATATGAAAATAATACCATGTTTGATTTTTTAAAAATACCTATAATTGTCAATAACAGCAAATACAATATCTCAATGGATTTAATGGTAAATGGAAAGGAAATTAAAAATATTACAGTGCAAACAAAAGAAACACAAGAAAATATATCAAATTTTGTTGGGCTAATATTCTATGTAGATGATGGATACAATGAAAACACAAACCTATCATTAGGATATTCAAAAGAAATTAAATTAAAAACCTACAATATTAATGAAAATTTAACAAATTTTTCAGGCTATTTGTATATAAATAATTCATTATTTGAAGTAAATGAATACGAGATTTCAAAATACTCTACAATATATGATAAAGTAAATAATTCAAATATTACATTAAATGGGGATTATCTATATTTTAATATCTCATTAAATAATGGAACAAATGGGACATATAGTATTTTAAAATTTAAAATATCTCCAAAAACCAATATTAATACCACTTCAAAATTATTTGTTGGAAATTTATCAATTTATTCAAATTATACAAAAATAGAGCTCCCTACAAAAAATTTAACTGTAAATGTCATAGAGAGAGGGGCAAATATGCCACCATCTGCAAAAATCATAATGTCTATGCACAATAACAAGGTTGTAAATTTTTATGCCCTATGCTATGATGCAGACGATAGTGAATTAAATTATGAGTGGGATTTTGGAGATGGTGACTATTCCACGAATCAAAATCCAATACATACATATTCAAATTATACAGATTATTCGGTAAAATTAACAGTAAAAGATACATTAAATGCATCTGATGAAGTTAAAATTATAATACCAATTAACAAATATAATCCATTAAATTACTCCCTTTCAGAGAGTGAAATAATAGGAAAAGATGGAGAAAATAAAACGGTCTTTTTAAAATTAAACATAAGTAATCCACTACCATATCAAGTTAATGCCTATGTTGATTTTGTAGAGTATGCAGATATCGGAGCTCCGAGAAATCAATATAATTTTGAATTAAATCCCAATGAAACAAAAAATATGATTATTCCAATAAATCTATCTAAAACTTCAACCATAAAGTGGAATCTTGCATATTATCCCCTTAATAAAAAAATGGATAATGCAGAATTATCATATTATACTTGGAGCTTTGACAAAAAAGTTAAAATTGTCTCGTCCGAAAAAATAGATGTAATAAAATATACTAAAAATATCTCAATAAATAGTTCAAAAGTAATTGTAAATATAAACAGGCAGAAAGTACCAAAAACTATTGTAATTAATAAAACCATCGATTTAGATTATGTGGAAAAGTCTGATATTATTTATTATTGCCTAATATCTATTGTAGGCTTTATAGCTGGTTTAGTTGTTGCGAAACATATTGGTGCTATTTTCTAA
- a CDS encoding cohesin domain-containing protein gives MKYIFPIMAIIIVFMGASSAFASNVEVNCPSEVNVGDTFDIVITIKNNESLSGFECQVNVPDNLKIINVLENDDIRKKASNYYKNDFSDRNGIISFMLINEPMQSDFYLATIKVKVLKDSSNTTIHITPKAADKDANEIKMNNINLKLNVIDNINDNSENNANEGIFSKIISFFKKLLGLGE, from the coding sequence ATGAAATATATTTTCCCAATAATGGCAATAATAATAGTTTTTATGGGGGCATCGTCTGCTTTTGCATCAAATGTTGAGGTAAACTGCCCATCAGAAGTTAATGTTGGAGATACATTTGACATTGTTATAACAATTAAAAATAATGAATCATTATCTGGTTTTGAATGCCAAGTTAATGTGCCAGATAATTTAAAAATTATAAATGTTTTGGAAAATGATGACATTAGGAAAAAAGCTAGTAACTATTATAAAAATGATTTTTCGGATAGAAATGGCATAATTTCATTTATGTTAATAAATGAGCCAATGCAATCGGATTTTTATCTTGCTACAATTAAAGTTAAAGTATTAAAAGACAGTAGCAATACCACAATACATATAACACCAAAAGCCGCCGATAAAGATGCCAATGAAATAAAAATGAATAATATTAATTTAAAATTAAATGTTATTGATAATATTAATGATAATAGTGAAAATAACGCCAACGAAGGAATATTTTCAAAAATTATTTCATTTTTCAAAAAATTACTTGGATTGGGTGAATAA
- a CDS encoding ABC transporter substrate-binding protein: MSKNINITSLVLLSMVSFILCIVPVYADGDYNHRLGDVNADGSINIIDVVYLFKNRNLDYEDGDINADNSINIIDVVYLFKHYDQMREPIKYAENIKLKYYNENGNEVNPYNGESWSYKIFEDATGQKFLLKNESQPVPTWADGKYDKILTVPLTSVVTMSSTHIALMEPLNDDGSVIGSVKGVMWGGSYTWYFDNIKQGLDNGSIQDVGSSYSPNWENITALNPQAVIVYPGYSGDAIIEKCKSLNITYIANSEYLEGSYLARCEWVKSFAAFYNKEEEAKKYFTKIDKRALNVNRKTYNSDYTVLVAWGKNYPSYGGTYVPKAQAYVTKGIIDNCHADYIFKDIPGTGSSKIDYETFAERAKNADIWVVPSNTNWLSSFKTDHPGYTTFESTKNNRVFCISEDYYQLGLMNTDELLMDLGTIIHPEAFKGRTTHYFLSYNTDTGDATPYTAN, translated from the coding sequence ATGTCGAAAAATATAAATATAACATCATTAGTATTACTAAGTATGGTATCCTTCATACTATGCATAGTTCCAGTATATGCTGATGGAGATTATAACCATAGATTAGGAGATGTAAATGCAGATGGTTCAATAAATATTATAGATGTTGTATATTTATTCAAAAATAGAAATCTCGATTATGAAGATGGAGATATAAATGCAGATAATTCAATAAATATTATAGATGTTGTATATTTATTCAAACATTATGACCAAATGAGAGAACCAATAAAATATGCAGAAAATATTAAATTAAAATATTATAATGAAAATGGAAATGAAGTAAATCCATACAATGGAGAATCATGGAGTTATAAAATATTTGAAGATGCAACGGGACAGAAATTTCTTTTGAAAAATGAATCCCAGCCAGTTCCAACATGGGCTGATGGAAAATATGATAAAATATTAACCGTTCCATTAACAAGCGTAGTTACAATGAGTTCCACACATATAGCATTAATGGAGCCATTAAATGACGATGGTTCGGTTATTGGTTCAGTTAAGGGTGTTATGTGGGGCGGAAGCTACACTTGGTATTTCGATAATATTAAACAGGGACTTGATAATGGCTCAATACAAGATGTGGGTTCAAGTTATTCTCCAAATTGGGAAAATATCACAGCATTAAATCCGCAGGCTGTAATTGTATATCCAGGATATAGTGGAGATGCAATAATTGAAAAATGTAAAAGTTTAAATATAACATATATTGCAAATTCAGAATATTTGGAAGGCTCATACCTTGCAAGATGTGAATGGGTTAAATCATTCGCCGCATTTTACAATAAAGAGGAAGAAGCAAAAAAATATTTTACAAAAATAGATAAAAGAGCTTTAAATGTGAATAGAAAAACCTATAACAGTGATTATACGGTTTTAGTAGCATGGGGTAAAAATTACCCAAGTTATGGGGGAACATATGTTCCAAAAGCACAGGCATATGTTACCAAAGGTATAATTGATAATTGTCATGCCGATTACATATTTAAAGACATTCCCGGAACGGGAAGTTCAAAAATAGATTATGAAACATTTGCAGAACGGGCAAAAAATGCTGATATATGGGTTGTGCCATCAAATACAAATTGGCTGTCAAGCTTCAAAACTGACCATCCCGGATACACCACATTTGAATCTACTAAAAATAACAGGGTATTCTGTATAAGTGAAGATTATTACCAATTAGGACTTATGAATACCGATGAATTATTAATGGATTTGGGAACAATTATACACCCAGAAGCATTCAAAGGAAGAACTACCCATTATTTCCTTAGTTATAATACAGATACAGGAGATGCTACTCCTTACACTGCAAATTAA